Proteins from a single region of Amorphus orientalis:
- a CDS encoding YihY/virulence factor BrkB family protein — MMTFRRNFQKWTDRARHVVRKLPWLVPTWTVIASAIARFNSDDGWAIASHVALSMLLSLFPFLVILGTLAAMVGSREMAMEATSLVLSTWPKGVADPLASEVNAVLNRPRGSLLTVSFLASIWVASNGVEALRLALNRAYRASEDRGQVFRRLQSLGFVSLGTLTLLATGVLLVLGPIGWSSAVLYAPWLENFSRLFHLSRLGLAALILMVALIAAHVWLPAGRRRFVDLMPGILATLVLWMLGAALFGYYLKDFANYAATYAGLAGTMTAIVFLYLSAGLLILGAEINASMLRYRSERTLVPPHD; from the coding sequence ATGATGACGTTCCGCCGTAATTTTCAGAAGTGGACCGACCGGGCCCGGCATGTCGTCCGGAAATTGCCTTGGCTGGTCCCGACGTGGACCGTCATCGCCAGTGCGATCGCCCGCTTCAATTCCGACGACGGCTGGGCGATCGCCAGCCATGTCGCCCTGTCCATGCTTCTGTCGCTGTTTCCGTTCCTGGTCATCCTCGGCACGCTCGCGGCCATGGTTGGCTCCCGCGAGATGGCTATGGAAGCCACCAGCCTGGTCCTGTCGACCTGGCCGAAAGGGGTGGCGGATCCACTGGCGAGCGAAGTCAACGCCGTTCTGAACCGGCCCCGCGGCAGCCTGCTGACCGTCAGCTTCCTGGCTTCGATCTGGGTTGCTTCGAACGGCGTGGAAGCGCTGCGGCTGGCCCTCAACCGCGCCTACCGGGCGAGCGAGGACCGCGGGCAGGTCTTCCGGCGCCTGCAGAGCCTCGGCTTCGTGTCGCTGGGAACCCTCACGCTGCTGGCGACAGGTGTTCTTCTGGTGCTCGGGCCGATCGGCTGGTCCTCGGCCGTCCTCTACGCGCCCTGGCTGGAAAACTTCTCCCGCCTGTTCCACCTGTCGCGGCTTGGGCTGGCCGCGCTGATCCTGATGGTGGCGCTGATCGCCGCCCATGTCTGGCTGCCGGCCGGCCGCAGACGGTTCGTGGACCTGATGCCGGGTATCCTCGCGACCCTCGTCCTGTGGATGCTGGGGGCGGCACTGTTCGGCTACTACCTGAAGGACTTCGCCAACTACGCCGCCACCTATGCGGGGCTCGCCGGTACGATGACGGCGATCGTCTTCCTCTATCTCTCGGCCGGTCTCCTGATCCTCGGGGCGGAGATCAACGCTTCCATGCTGCGCTACAGGTCCGAACGCACGCTGGTGCCGCCCCACGACTGA
- a CDS encoding DMT family transporter translates to MTPAQNDRSASRIVVERAVPAVFVLLWSTGYIGSKMGAPYVEPFTFLTLRFVLVCALMGLAILVTRSRWPSHSGPLVHSIVIGMMMHGLYLGGVFWAIKNGMPAGVAALIVGLQPLLTAIGAAFVLSERISLRTLVALVVGIVGVALVLGPRFTLASEGITPATIVSVLIAVVSISAATIYQKRVVTDLNLWVGGLFQYLGGFLVCLPLAFLTETMAVEWTPTFIFALAWLVVVLSVGAVSLFMLMIRAGAVSKLATLFYMVPATTALLGYVLFGETLTLIQLGGMVVTSFAVAIATRAKA, encoded by the coding sequence ATGACGCCGGCCCAAAACGACCGGTCAGCCTCGCGCATCGTCGTCGAGCGCGCCGTCCCGGCCGTGTTCGTGCTGCTCTGGTCGACCGGCTACATCGGATCGAAGATGGGGGCTCCCTATGTGGAGCCGTTCACGTTCCTGACGCTCAGGTTCGTGCTTGTGTGCGCGCTCATGGGGCTCGCCATTCTCGTCACACGGTCGCGCTGGCCGAGCCATAGCGGTCCGCTCGTCCATTCCATCGTCATCGGCATGATGATGCACGGCCTCTATCTGGGCGGCGTGTTCTGGGCGATCAAAAACGGGATGCCGGCCGGTGTCGCGGCCCTGATCGTCGGGCTGCAGCCGCTGCTCACCGCAATCGGCGCGGCGTTCGTGCTGAGCGAACGGATTTCGCTGCGCACGCTGGTCGCGCTCGTCGTCGGCATTGTCGGGGTGGCTTTGGTGCTCGGTCCGCGCTTCACCCTGGCATCGGAAGGCATCACGCCTGCGACCATCGTCTCGGTGCTGATCGCCGTGGTCTCGATCTCCGCGGCCACGATCTACCAGAAGCGGGTGGTGACCGATCTCAATCTGTGGGTCGGCGGCCTGTTCCAGTATCTGGGCGGATTCCTGGTCTGCCTGCCGCTGGCCTTCCTGACGGAGACCATGGCCGTCGAGTGGACCCCGACCTTCATCTTCGCTCTCGCCTGGCTGGTGGTGGTCCTGTCGGTCGGCGCCGTGTCGCTGTTCATGCTGATGATCCGGGCCGGCGCCGTCTCCAAGCTGGCGACGCTGTTCTACATGGTCCCGGCCACGACAGCGCTTCTCGGCTACGTGCTGTTCGGCGAGACCCTGACCCTGATCCAGCTCGGCGGCATGGTGGTCACGTCGTTCGCCGTCGCCATCGCGACCCGGGCCAAGGCCTGA
- a CDS encoding L,D-transpeptidase — translation MRRIIALAAIAATLAIGAGGATAGPQKVRVWDAKNERWIEYAPIGFREKQPERPKYRYYDPTTGQWRHYQASRAEMAEIHAEKYRRRVVPFQTAEPAGTVIIDTATRYLYLVQPGGQAIRYGIGVGRDGFTWAGVERVSRKAEWPDWRPPADMRARQPYLPEFMPGGPENPLGARALYLGSTMYRIHGTNEEWTIGYAVSSGCIRLKNADVADLYDRVPVGAKVIVLGPNSDRRLVQAAVQAGE, via the coding sequence ATGAGGCGCATCATCGCCCTGGCCGCCATCGCAGCGACGCTGGCCATCGGCGCCGGCGGCGCCACGGCCGGGCCCCAGAAGGTCCGGGTCTGGGACGCCAAGAACGAGCGCTGGATCGAATACGCTCCGATCGGCTTCCGCGAGAAGCAGCCGGAACGCCCGAAATACCGCTACTACGATCCGACGACCGGGCAGTGGCGGCACTATCAGGCCTCGCGGGCGGAGATGGCGGAGATCCACGCCGAGAAATACCGTCGGCGGGTCGTCCCGTTCCAGACGGCGGAGCCGGCCGGAACCGTCATCATCGATACCGCGACCCGCTATCTCTATCTCGTCCAGCCCGGTGGCCAGGCCATCCGTTACGGGATCGGAGTGGGCCGCGACGGCTTCACCTGGGCAGGGGTCGAGCGGGTCAGCCGGAAGGCGGAATGGCCCGACTGGCGGCCGCCGGCCGACATGCGGGCGCGCCAGCCCTATCTGCCGGAGTTCATGCCCGGCGGTCCGGAAAACCCGCTCGGCGCGCGCGCTCTCTATCTCGGCTCCACGATGTACCGCATCCACGGCACCAACGAGGAATGGACGATCGGCTACGCCGTCTCCTCCGGCTGCATCCGGCTCAAGAACGCCGATGTGGCCGATCTCTACGACCGGGTACCCGTCGGCGCCAAGGTGATCGTGCTGGGGCCGAACTCCGACCGTCGCCTCGTCCAGGCCGCCGTTCAGGCGGGCGAGTAG
- a CDS encoding DUF429 domain-containing protein: protein MSTTAAGVDGCRGGWVAVILDGGRPETADVRTVARIADLVRGLPETALLAVDMPIGLRDHTPPGGRGPERAVRPLLGMRQSSVFSVPSRPAVYEDDYPTACRIARETSDPPRAVSKQCFFLFDKIREIDGLLRDRPELIGRIYETHPEVAFWRLNGGRAMTLPKKVKSRPSRPGLDERRALLERCGLPGRLFDAPRLPGVGEDDLIDAAANALIACRIADGSAAPFPAPLERDACGLPIAIWV from the coding sequence ATGAGCACGACGGCCGCGGGCGTCGACGGCTGCCGGGGCGGCTGGGTCGCCGTGATCCTGGACGGCGGCCGGCCGGAGACGGCGGACGTGAGAACGGTGGCGCGCATCGCCGACCTCGTCCGGGGTCTGCCCGAGACCGCCCTTCTCGCCGTCGACATGCCGATCGGGCTGAGGGACCACACACCGCCCGGCGGACGCGGACCGGAACGGGCGGTGCGGCCACTGCTCGGCATGCGCCAGTCTTCCGTGTTCTCGGTACCGTCGCGCCCGGCGGTCTACGAGGACGACTATCCGACCGCCTGCCGGATCGCGCGGGAGACGTCCGATCCGCCCCGTGCGGTCTCCAAGCAGTGCTTCTTCCTGTTCGACAAGATCCGCGAGATCGACGGTCTGCTGCGCGACCGGCCGGAGCTGATCGGCCGCATCTACGAGACCCATCCGGAAGTGGCGTTCTGGCGCCTCAACGGCGGCCGCGCCATGACCCTGCCGAAGAAGGTGAAGAGCCGGCCCTCTCGCCCGGGCCTCGACGAACGGCGGGCGCTTCTGGAGCGGTGCGGCCTCCCCGGCCGCCTGTTCGATGCGCCGAGGCTACCCGGCGTCGGCGAAGACGATCTGATCGACGCCGCGGCAAACGCCCTGATCGCCTGCCGGATCGCGGACGGCTCGGCCGCACCCTTCCCAGCGCCCCTTGAACGGGACGCCTGCGGCCTGCCGATCGCGATCTGGGTATGA
- the pdxY gene encoding pyridoxal kinase PdxY, whose translation MDTAAPKAVIVISSLVARGAIGLRATGFALERLGHPVWAVPTVFLPWHPGHGPSTRTVTDPANLAAALDELADSQWLDEVGAIVSGFLGAAEHAEAIASFVDRVKARQPDVLYLCDPVHGDAGGLYIPERRADAIRDTLIPRADIATPNRHELAWLTGMATDDIGSALAAARRLGPDRVLVTSAPALMRNSIATLYATPRGAWAAEHPLVAHPPHGPGDLSAGLLIDQVLANRPDEAALERTAAGAFEIVARSAKAGSDELTLVADQGRLPRPMAMVQMRRLAEAKA comes from the coding sequence ATGGACACCGCAGCGCCCAAAGCCGTCATCGTCATTTCCTCTCTCGTCGCGCGCGGCGCCATCGGTCTGCGCGCGACCGGCTTCGCCCTGGAACGGCTCGGCCATCCGGTCTGGGCGGTGCCCACGGTCTTCCTGCCGTGGCACCCGGGGCACGGCCCGTCGACCCGCACCGTCACCGATCCCGCGAACCTGGCCGCCGCCCTCGACGAACTCGCCGACAGCCAGTGGCTGGACGAGGTCGGGGCCATCGTGTCGGGCTTTCTCGGCGCCGCCGAGCACGCTGAGGCGATCGCCTCCTTCGTCGACCGGGTGAAGGCGCGCCAGCCGGACGTTCTCTATCTCTGCGATCCCGTCCATGGCGACGCAGGCGGCCTCTATATTCCGGAGCGCCGGGCTGACGCGATACGCGACACGCTGATCCCGCGTGCCGACATCGCCACGCCGAACCGCCACGAACTCGCCTGGCTGACCGGAATGGCGACGGACGACATCGGCTCCGCGCTTGCCGCGGCGCGCCGCCTGGGGCCTGACCGGGTACTGGTCACGTCGGCGCCGGCGCTCATGCGCAATTCGATCGCCACGCTCTACGCGACGCCGCGCGGCGCCTGGGCCGCCGAACATCCCCTCGTCGCCCATCCGCCGCATGGACCGGGCGACCTGTCTGCCGGGCTGCTGATCGACCAGGTGCTCGCCAACCGGCCCGACGAGGCCGCGCTGGAGCGGACCGCCGCCGGTGCGTTCGAGATCGTCGCGCGGTCGGCCAAGGCCGGCTCCGACGAACTGACCCTCGTGGCCGATCAGGGCCGGCTGCCGCGGCCGATGGCCATGGTGCAGATGCGCCGGCTGGCCGAAGCGAAGGCATGA
- a CDS encoding crotonase/enoyl-CoA hydratase family protein, translating into MSDPVLCEIDDRIATLTLNRPDKLNAISYGVADALMTHLDALEMDGRAGAVILTGAGDKAFSAGGDIHEFYESVRADPATAVRDFVRRGQAMTARLETFPKPVIVAVNGLAYGGGCEITEAAHLAIAGETARFAKPEINIGIPPTFGGTQRLPRLAGRKRALEHLLTGDPFGADRALELGLVNAVVPDDQVMETARALAGRIMRHSPLAVAAIISAVTRGLNMSIAEGLLVETEQFAKMAPTNDTREGLSAWIERRVPDYTGT; encoded by the coding sequence ATGTCCGACCCAGTCCTCTGCGAAATCGACGACCGTATCGCCACCCTGACCCTCAACCGGCCCGACAAGCTGAATGCGATCAGCTACGGGGTCGCCGATGCCCTGATGACCCACCTCGACGCCCTGGAGATGGACGGGCGCGCGGGCGCCGTCATCCTGACGGGCGCGGGAGACAAGGCGTTCTCCGCCGGCGGCGACATCCATGAGTTCTACGAGAGCGTCCGGGCCGACCCGGCCACGGCGGTGCGAGACTTCGTGCGTCGCGGTCAGGCGATGACGGCGCGCCTGGAGACGTTTCCCAAACCGGTGATCGTCGCCGTGAACGGACTGGCCTATGGCGGAGGCTGCGAGATCACCGAAGCGGCCCATCTGGCAATTGCGGGCGAGACCGCGCGGTTCGCCAAGCCGGAAATCAATATCGGCATCCCCCCGACCTTCGGCGGGACCCAGCGCCTGCCCAGGCTCGCCGGCCGCAAGCGGGCCCTGGAACACCTTCTGACCGGCGATCCTTTCGGCGCCGACCGGGCCCTGGAACTCGGCCTGGTCAATGCCGTCGTTCCGGACGACCAGGTGATGGAGACGGCACGTGCGCTTGCCGGCCGGATCATGCGTCACTCTCCCCTCGCCGTCGCGGCGATCATCAGCGCTGTCACCCGGGGATTGAACATGAGCATCGCGGAGGGCCTGCTCGTCGAAACCGAACAGTTCGCGAAAATGGCGCCGACCAACGACACGCGCGAAGGCCTGAGCGCCTGGATCGAGCGCAGGGTCCCGGACTATACCGGCACCTGA
- a CDS encoding LysR substrate-binding domain-containing protein — MAYRLPPLASLRLFEAASRHTSFKQAADELGLTPSAVSHGIDTLETWLAVSLFERSGRSLALTEAGRDFLPYVTEGLSMIATGARRVSPALGASRIRVSVAPTFARRWLMPRLAEFRRRRPDIDLHIDTSHRQAVLPLEGVDLAIRMAAGPWPSSDCDLLFREALLPVAAPAYLDQILIDRRHVDWSKAQLIHVSSVENDWPAWLAAHGLEASGGGHLVCDDIDLALDAATEGLGVTLCRLPLCRDALDQGRVVALPFEPLPIETGYWVTVPAGREPRREIEAFRAWLREEAQSDIA, encoded by the coding sequence ATGGCCTATCGATTGCCGCCGCTCGCCTCGTTGAGGCTGTTCGAGGCCGCATCGCGCCACACCAGCTTCAAGCAGGCGGCAGACGAGCTCGGCCTGACACCGAGCGCCGTAAGCCACGGGATCGACACCCTGGAAACGTGGCTCGCGGTCTCCCTGTTCGAACGGTCGGGGCGATCGCTGGCGCTGACCGAGGCCGGACGGGATTTCCTACCCTACGTGACAGAAGGGCTGTCGATGATCGCGACCGGGGCCCGGCGCGTGTCGCCCGCCCTCGGCGCGAGCCGGATCCGCGTCAGCGTCGCACCGACGTTCGCCCGCCGCTGGCTGATGCCGCGCCTTGCCGAATTCCGCCGGCGGCGGCCGGACATCGATCTCCACATAGACACCAGCCACCGCCAGGCGGTGCTTCCGCTCGAGGGCGTTGATCTGGCTATCCGCATGGCAGCCGGACCGTGGCCGTCGTCGGACTGCGATCTTCTGTTCCGTGAAGCGCTGCTCCCGGTGGCGGCCCCCGCCTACCTCGATCAAATTCTCATCGACCGCCGCCATGTCGACTGGTCGAAGGCCCAACTCATCCACGTCTCGTCCGTGGAGAACGACTGGCCGGCCTGGCTCGCGGCCCATGGTCTGGAAGCGTCCGGCGGCGGCCATCTCGTCTGCGACGACATCGACCTGGCTCTCGACGCCGCGACGGAGGGGCTCGGCGTGACACTCTGTCGCCTGCCGCTCTGCCGCGACGCTCTCGACCAGGGACGCGTGGTGGCCCTCCCCTTCGAGCCGCTGCCGATCGAGACCGGCTACTGGGTGACCGTACCGGCCGGACGCGAACCGAGACGCGAGATCGAGGCCTTCCGCGCGTGGTTGCGCGAGGAGGCCCAGTCGGACATTGCATGA
- a CDS encoding class I SAM-dependent methyltransferase → MEPRVRDGRSKGLTTGAAVSNGSSDRRAFIRTHTRLWPPPHVPEIRLHLADEAMDLWEQTEEQLQEIGLPPPFWAFAWAGGQALARYLLDHPETVAGKRVLDFASGCGLVAIAAVKAGAASATATEVDVFAIDAIALNAEANGVPVTALYEDVLASPPPPADVVLAGDVFYERPMSDAVIAWLDRARAAGADVLIGDPGRTYLPKDRLEAVADYRVEVTRALEDSEVKHTTVWRLKRPA, encoded by the coding sequence ATGGAGCCGCGTGTGCGAGATGGGCGGAGTAAAGGCCTGACCACCGGAGCGGCCGTCAGCAACGGATCTTCCGACCGGCGCGCGTTCATCCGGACGCACACCCGCCTGTGGCCGCCGCCGCACGTGCCGGAGATCCGGCTGCATCTCGCCGACGAGGCGATGGATCTGTGGGAGCAGACCGAGGAGCAGCTTCAGGAGATCGGCCTGCCGCCGCCGTTCTGGGCGTTCGCCTGGGCCGGCGGGCAGGCGCTCGCCCGCTATCTGCTCGATCACCCCGAGACGGTCGCCGGCAAGCGCGTGCTGGATTTCGCAAGCGGCTGCGGGCTGGTGGCGATCGCCGCGGTGAAAGCGGGAGCGGCCTCCGCGACCGCGACGGAGGTCGACGTCTTCGCCATCGACGCGATCGCCCTCAATGCGGAGGCGAACGGGGTCCCGGTGACGGCGCTATACGAGGATGTGCTTGCCTCCCCACCCCCGCCGGCGGACGTCGTCCTGGCCGGCGACGTGTTCTACGAGCGGCCGATGTCGGACGCCGTGATCGCTTGGCTCGACCGGGCGCGGGCAGCCGGAGCCGACGTCCTGATCGGCGATCCGGGCCGCACCTACCTGCCGAAAGACCGGCTGGAGGCCGTTGCGGACTACCGCGTCGAGGTGACCCGGGCGCTTGAGGACTCCGAGGTCAAGCACACCACGGTCTGGCGCCTGAAGCGGCCGGCTTGA
- a CDS encoding EVE domain-containing protein, with product MAYWLFKSEPGTWSWDDQVAAGKSGTEWDGVRNHLAKNQMQAMKKGDLGFFYHSVNEKQIVGIVKVIKEVHPDSTDSTGKWFCVDIAAVKPLKEPVTLDAVKATPELGEMALVKNSRLSVQPVTEDEWSRVCEMGGVKA from the coding sequence ATGGCATACTGGCTGTTCAAGTCCGAGCCGGGAACCTGGTCGTGGGACGATCAGGTCGCGGCCGGAAAGTCTGGAACGGAATGGGACGGGGTGCGCAACCATCTGGCCAAGAACCAGATGCAGGCCATGAAGAAGGGCGATCTCGGCTTCTTCTATCATTCGGTCAACGAGAAGCAGATCGTCGGCATCGTGAAGGTCATCAAGGAAGTCCATCCGGACTCCACCGACAGCACCGGCAAATGGTTCTGCGTGGACATCGCCGCCGTGAAACCGCTGAAGGAGCCGGTCACGCTTGACGCGGTGAAGGCCACGCCGGAGCTCGGCGAGATGGCGCTGGTCAAGAATTCCCGCCTGTCGGTCCAGCCGGTCACCGAGGACGAATGGAGCCGCGTGTGCGAGATGGGCGGAGTAAAGGCCTGA
- a CDS encoding YciI family protein: MLYIAICQDKPDAGDIRANTRPDHLAWLERNAEKVKLGGPLTSEDGSISVGSMIIVEDETLEGARAFFAEDPYANAGLFASVAVVPFRATVGTKL, encoded by the coding sequence ATGCTCTACATAGCCATCTGCCAGGACAAGCCGGACGCCGGCGACATTCGCGCCAACACCCGGCCCGACCATCTGGCCTGGCTGGAGCGGAATGCGGAGAAGGTGAAGCTCGGCGGACCGCTGACGTCCGAGGACGGCTCTATCTCGGTCGGATCGATGATCATCGTCGAGGACGAGACCCTAGAAGGGGCCCGCGCCTTCTTCGCCGAGGATCCCTACGCCAACGCCGGGCTGTTCGCATCCGTTGCTGTGGTCCCGTTCCGGGCCACCGTCGGCACGAAACTCTGA
- a CDS encoding NAD(P)H-dependent glycerol-3-phosphate dehydrogenase produces the protein MSESREIGVIGAGAWGTALALVLARAGGRVTLYARNPETVAAINAERTAPSLPGVAIEPGVEATGDLATAAGKELVILATPAQTTREVSTQAAAFIAPGTPLVITAKGIERATGRLLSDVVAETVPDARVAVLSGPGFAGEVARGLPTAVTIATADTALAPSLAEAFAAPGFRPYVSDDLRGVQIGGALKNVLAIAAGIVKGRDLGASAHAALVTRALAELIRLGDAEGARRETLTGLSGLGDLMLTSTNPQSRNFAFGEALGSGAARPSDAAAGGPLVEGAATAPIAVRLARDLGVDAPIMEAVAAVLAEKLTIDQAIDALLSRPLKREHD, from the coding sequence ATGAGCGAATCGCGCGAGATCGGCGTGATCGGCGCCGGCGCCTGGGGAACAGCACTCGCCCTTGTGCTGGCCCGCGCCGGCGGACGGGTCACCCTCTACGCGCGCAATCCGGAGACGGTCGCGGCGATCAATGCCGAACGGACCGCGCCGAGCCTTCCCGGCGTCGCCATCGAGCCGGGTGTCGAGGCTACGGGAGATCTGGCGACGGCGGCCGGCAAGGAGCTCGTCATCCTCGCCACTCCGGCCCAGACCACCCGCGAGGTGTCGACCCAGGCCGCCGCCTTCATCGCGCCCGGCACCCCGCTCGTGATCACCGCGAAGGGAATCGAGCGCGCCACCGGACGCCTTCTCTCCGACGTGGTCGCCGAAACGGTTCCGGACGCGCGGGTGGCCGTGCTGTCGGGCCCCGGCTTCGCCGGCGAGGTGGCCCGGGGCCTGCCGACCGCCGTCACCATCGCCACGGCCGACACAGCACTCGCGCCATCGCTCGCGGAAGCCTTCGCGGCCCCCGGCTTCCGGCCCTACGTGTCCGACGACCTGCGCGGCGTCCAGATCGGCGGCGCGCTGAAGAACGTGCTCGCCATCGCCGCCGGCATCGTCAAGGGACGCGATCTTGGCGCCAGCGCCCACGCCGCCCTGGTGACCCGCGCGCTGGCCGAACTGATCCGGCTGGGCGACGCGGAAGGCGCCCGGCGCGAGACCCTCACCGGCCTGTCCGGGCTCGGCGACCTGATGCTGACCTCGACCAATCCGCAGTCGCGCAACTTCGCCTTCGGCGAGGCGCTCGGCAGCGGTGCGGCCCGGCCCTCCGACGCGGCCGCCGGCGGGCCCCTTGTCGAAGGCGCGGCCACCGCTCCCATCGCCGTGCGGCTCGCCCGGGACCTCGGGGTCGACGCGCCGATCATGGAGGCGGTCGCCGCCGTACTCGCCGAAAAGCTGACCATTGATCAGGCGATCGACGCCCTGCTCAGCCGCCCGCTGAAACGCGAACACGATTGA
- the tsaD gene encoding tRNA (adenosine(37)-N6)-threonylcarbamoyltransferase complex transferase subunit TsaD, translating into MIVLGIETSCDETAAGVIRAERPGHGEILSDVVRGQVEAHAAYGGVVPEIAARAHVEVVDEVVAKAMADAGLGFADLDLVAATAGPGLIGGLLVGLTTGKAIAAAARLPFRGINHLEAHALTARLTDELAFPYLLLLVSGGHSQFILVEDLGSYRRWGTTIDDALGEAFDKTAKLLGLGYPGGPEVEKRAADGDPTRFAFPRPLADRPDLALSFAGLKTAVRLAAERTDPLDAQAICDICAGFQAAIADVLAVKAARALAQLRSETGTDAPTLVAAGGVASNRTVRQALAGAAEDAGGRLVVPPARLCTDNGVMIAWAGAERAMAGLEDDPEITARPRWPLDADAAPLVGYGRLGVKV; encoded by the coding sequence ATGATCGTACTCGGCATCGAGACAAGCTGCGACGAGACGGCGGCCGGCGTGATCCGGGCCGAGCGGCCAGGCCACGGCGAGATCCTGTCGGACGTGGTGCGCGGCCAGGTCGAGGCCCATGCCGCCTATGGCGGTGTCGTCCCGGAAATCGCCGCGCGCGCCCATGTCGAGGTGGTCGACGAGGTGGTGGCGAAGGCGATGGCCGACGCCGGCCTCGGGTTCGCCGATCTCGATCTGGTGGCCGCGACCGCCGGCCCCGGCCTGATCGGCGGGCTTTTGGTGGGCCTCACCACCGGCAAGGCGATTGCCGCCGCTGCCCGGCTTCCGTTCCGCGGTATCAACCATCTCGAGGCCCATGCCCTCACCGCCCGGCTGACCGACGAGCTGGCCTTTCCCTATCTTCTGCTTCTGGTCTCCGGCGGCCACAGCCAGTTCATCCTGGTGGAGGACTTGGGCTCCTACCGGCGCTGGGGCACGACCATCGACGATGCGCTCGGCGAGGCCTTCGACAAGACCGCGAAGCTGCTCGGGCTGGGCTACCCGGGCGGACCGGAAGTGGAAAAGCGGGCAGCCGACGGCGACCCGACCCGGTTCGCCTTTCCGCGCCCGCTCGCCGACCGCCCGGATCTCGCCCTCTCCTTCGCCGGACTGAAGACCGCCGTCCGGCTCGCCGCCGAGCGGACCGACCCGCTCGACGCCCAGGCGATCTGCGACATCTGCGCCGGCTTCCAGGCAGCAATCGCCGACGTGCTCGCGGTGAAGGCCGCCCGAGCTCTGGCGCAGCTGCGCAGCGAGACCGGCACGGATGCACCAACGCTGGTCGCGGCCGGCGGCGTCGCCTCGAATCGCACGGTCCGCCAGGCGCTGGCCGGGGCGGCGGAGGATGCCGGCGGACGTCTCGTGGTCCCGCCCGCCCGACTGTGTACCGACAACGGCGTCATGATCGCCTGGGCCGGCGCCGAGCGGGCCATGGCAGGCCTGGAAGACGATCCGGAGATCACCGCGCGCCCGCGCTGGCCGCTGGATGCTGACGCCGCGCCGCTCGTCGGCTACGGCCGGCTCGGCGTGAAGGTCTAG
- the hemC gene encoding hydroxymethylbilane synthase: MQLERIRIGTRGSPLALAQANAVRDGLVAATGLAAEAVEVVVIKTTGDKVLDRPLSELGGKGLFTKEIEDGLLDGSLDLAVHSAKDVPTVLPDGLSLAGFLPREDVRDAFISLKVATLDDLPVGAVVGTASLRRGALVKRLRPDLEVVNFRGNVQSRLRKLEAGEVDATLLAMAGLNRLGRPDVATAVLDPERFPPALGQGAIAIETRSDHTAIREALAPLLDQTVGTCLAAERAFLAELDGSCRTPIAGLARIEADTLSLYGLIATPDGRRFEEEVMTASPAEAETVGRELGAELRARGGPAFFADWV, encoded by the coding sequence GTGCAATTGGAACGCATCCGTATCGGAACCCGTGGCAGCCCGCTGGCGCTGGCACAGGCCAACGCCGTCCGCGACGGTCTCGTCGCCGCCACCGGCCTCGCGGCCGAGGCCGTGGAGGTCGTGGTCATCAAGACCACCGGCGACAAGGTCCTCGACCGCCCGCTCTCGGAGCTCGGCGGCAAGGGGCTTTTCACCAAGGAGATCGAGGACGGTCTCCTCGATGGCTCCCTCGATCTTGCCGTCCATTCCGCCAAGGACGTTCCCACCGTCCTGCCGGACGGGCTGTCGCTGGCCGGCTTTCTGCCCAGGGAGGACGTCCGCGACGCCTTCATCTCGCTGAAGGTCGCGACCCTCGACGATCTGCCGGTGGGCGCGGTGGTCGGAACCGCCAGCCTGCGGCGCGGCGCGCTGGTGAAGCGGTTGCGGCCGGATCTGGAGGTCGTCAACTTCCGTGGCAACGTCCAGAGCCGGCTGCGCAAGCTGGAAGCCGGCGAGGTCGATGCGACCCTGCTGGCCATGGCCGGTCTCAACCGGCTCGGCCGGCCCGATGTGGCGACGGCCGTTCTCGACCCCGAACGATTTCCTCCGGCCCTCGGCCAGGGTGCGATCGCGATCGAGACGCGCAGCGACCACACGGCGATTCGCGAGGCGCTCGCGCCGCTTCTGGATCAGACCGTGGGGACGTGCCTGGCGGCGGAGCGCGCGTTCCTTGCCGAACTCGACGGGTCGTGCCGGACCCCGATCGCCGGCCTTGCCCGGATAGAGGCCGACACGCTCAGCCTCTACGGCCTGATCGCGACGCCGGACGGGCGGCGGTTCGAGGAAGAGGTGATGACGGCGTCTCCCGCCGAGGCGGAAACCGTCGGGCGCGAACTTGGTGCGGAATTGCGCGCGCGGGGCGGCCCGGCCTTCTTCGCGGACTGGGTCTGA